A genome region from Planctomycetota bacterium includes the following:
- a CDS encoding biotin/lipoyl-containing protein, translating into MPTNIIMPQMGESIFEGTITKWLKKEGDPVRRDEPLFEISTDKVDTEIPSPVEGVLQKILMPVGSKVPIHTVVAIVEEGAKAGAAPAPAPAAPAPAKAPEAPPAAAPEARPAPAVQAPPSPAAEEKRVFASPLVRRIAREEGVELSQVTGTGWKGRVTKK; encoded by the coding sequence ATGCCGACCAACATCATCATGCCCCAGATGGGGGAATCCATCTTCGAGGGCACCATTACGAAGTGGCTTAAGAAGGAGGGGGATCCCGTTCGCCGGGACGAGCCTCTGTTCGAAATCTCGACCGACAAGGTCGATACCGAGATCCCCTCGCCGGTCGAGGGAGTGCTCCAGAAAATCCTGATGCCCGTGGGCTCGAAGGTCCCGATTCACACGGTCGTGGCGATCGTGGAGGAGGGGGCCAAGGCGGGAGCCGCCCCGGCGCCGGCTCCGGCCGCTCCGGCGCCCGCGAAGGCTCCGGAGGCGCCTCCGGCCGCCGCGCCGGAAGCGCGTCCCGCTCCCGCTGTTCAGGCGCCTCCGTCGCCGGCGGCGGAAGAGAAGCGGGTTTTCGCCTCGCCCCTCGTGCGGCGCATCGCCCGGGAGGAGGGGGTCGAGCTCTCGCAGGTGACCGGCACGGGCTGGAAGGGAAGGGTTACGAAGAAG
- a CDS encoding alpha-ketoacid dehydrogenase subunit beta, translating to MPERTYLQAISQALREEMESDPSVILLGEDIGVYGGAFKVTEGFLDRFGPNRVIDTTLSEEGFVGAAIGAAYAGLRPVVEFQFIDFIACAFDLIVNFAATSRYRWGQGVPVTFRGPWGAGSRAGPFHSRSVEMWFAHSPGIKVVAPATPSDAHGLLKACIRDNDPCLFLEHKYLYRRVKEEVPDGAPPIPIGKARIAREGKDLTIVSYGMMLHRCLEAAARLEDVSAEVIDLRTIYPLDRDAVVESVRKTNKVMIVHEDTRTGGLAGEIAALLNEEAFEHLDGPIVRVTAPDTPVPFSPPLEDFFLPGVETIVRAARRLAAY from the coding sequence ATGCCGGAACGGACCTATCTTCAGGCGATCTCGCAGGCCTTGCGCGAGGAGATGGAGTCGGATCCTTCGGTGATCCTCCTGGGGGAGGACATCGGGGTGTACGGCGGCGCCTTCAAGGTGACGGAGGGATTCCTCGATCGTTTCGGGCCGAACCGCGTGATCGACACGACGCTTTCGGAGGAGGGGTTCGTGGGCGCCGCGATCGGCGCGGCCTATGCGGGGTTGCGCCCGGTCGTGGAATTCCAGTTCATCGACTTCATCGCCTGCGCGTTCGATCTCATCGTCAATTTCGCCGCCACGAGCCGCTATCGGTGGGGTCAGGGGGTTCCGGTGACCTTCCGCGGGCCGTGGGGGGCGGGTTCGCGGGCCGGGCCGTTCCATTCCCGCAGCGTGGAAATGTGGTTCGCCCACTCCCCGGGCATCAAGGTCGTGGCGCCGGCCACGCCGTCGGACGCCCACGGCCTTCTCAAGGCGTGCATTCGGGACAATGATCCGTGCCTTTTCCTGGAGCACAAGTACCTCTATCGGCGCGTCAAGGAGGAGGTGCCCGACGGCGCGCCGCCCATCCCGATCGGCAAGGCGCGGATCGCGCGGGAGGGGAAGGATCTTACGATCGTGAGCTACGGCATGATGCTTCACCGGTGCCTCGAGGCGGCCGCGCGCCTGGAGGACGTGTCGGCCGAGGTGATCGATCTGCGCACGATCTATCCGCTCGACCGCGACGCGGTGGTGGAAAGCGTGCGCAAGACGAACAAGGTCATGATCGTTCACGAGGACACCCGGACGGGGGGCCTGGCCGGGGAAATCGCGGCCCTGCTGAACGAGGAGGCGTTCGAGCACCTGGACGGGCCGATCGTGCGGGTGACGGCGCCCGACACGCCCGTGCCCTTTTCGCCGCCGCTGGAGGATTTCTTCCTGCCCGGCGTGGAGACGATCGTGCGGGCCGCGCGGCGCCTGGCGGCGTACTGA
- a CDS encoding thiamine pyrophosphate-dependent dehydrogenase E1 component subunit alpha, with product MSPKASKAPPAPADPPRAVQLEMYYFMRLTRTLDERAHALHRQGKIVGGLFSSLGQEAISVGSAFALDRGDYLGPLIRNLGAVLVRGHTPREVMTQYFARATSPTRGKDNSQHFGDVRRTGVVAYISMLGTMVPVMAGMALAARIRGERRVALTYVGDGATSTGDFYEGLNFAAVQRLPLVVIIENNGYAYSTPVSRQTLLKDLAEKARAFGIPGYVGDGNDVLEVYRMTRRCVEDARAGGGAQLLELKTFRMRGHAPHDAAEYVPRELFEEWARKDPIERFERALGLSPEERRAVEERVQKEVDDAVEFAENSPWPEGPEALRGVFEDDSLVRFTPWWER from the coding sequence ATGAGCCCGAAAGCCTCTAAAGCCCCGCCCGCCCCCGCCGATCCTCCTCGGGCCGTGCAGCTCGAGATGTACTACTTCATGCGCCTGACGCGGACGCTCGACGAGCGCGCCCACGCGCTCCACCGGCAGGGGAAAATCGTCGGGGGGCTCTTCTCCAGCCTGGGTCAGGAGGCGATTTCCGTGGGGTCCGCCTTCGCGCTGGACCGCGGGGACTACCTGGGGCCGCTCATCCGCAACCTGGGGGCGGTGCTTGTCCGCGGCCATACCCCCCGGGAAGTGATGACCCAGTACTTCGCCCGGGCGACGTCCCCCACCCGCGGCAAGGACAACTCGCAGCACTTCGGGGATGTGCGGCGGACGGGCGTGGTGGCCTACATCTCGATGCTCGGCACGATGGTTCCCGTCATGGCCGGCATGGCCCTGGCCGCGCGGATCCGCGGAGAGCGGCGGGTGGCCCTCACCTACGTGGGCGACGGCGCCACGTCCACGGGCGACTTCTACGAGGGACTCAACTTCGCCGCCGTTCAGCGGCTGCCGCTCGTGGTCATCATCGAAAATAACGGCTACGCCTATTCCACCCCCGTCTCGCGCCAGACGCTCCTTAAGGATCTGGCCGAGAAGGCGCGGGCGTTCGGCATTCCCGGCTACGTGGGGGACGGAAACGACGTCCTGGAGGTCTACCGGATGACCCGCCGCTGCGTCGAGGACGCCCGGGCGGGGGGCGGGGCGCAGCTTCTGGAGCTGAAGACCTTCCGGATGCGGGGCCATGCGCCTCACGACGCCGCCGAGTACGTCCCCCGGGAGCTCTTCGAGGAATGGGCCCGCAAGGATCCGATCGAGCGCTTCGAGCGCGCGCTCGGGCTGAGCCCGGAGGAGCGCCGCGCCGTGGAGGAGCGGGTCCAGAAGGAGGTGGACGACGCGGTGGAATTCGCCGAGAACTCGCCGTGGCCTGAGGGGCCCGAAGCGCTGCGCGGGGTCTTCGAGGACGATTCCCTCGTGCGGTTCACTCCGTGGTGGGAGCGCTGA
- the lipB gene encoding lipoyl(octanoyl) transferase LipB — protein MKSAGVPVPIGDDRPACRWRALGTVPYGEALALQKDLVRRRVAGEVPDTLLLLEHPHVVTLGKTARREHLLSIRPGVEVVQTDRGGDVTYHGPGQIVGYPIVDLSRWRRDVKEYLERLEEVLIRTVARWGIAAGRREGMTGAWVGDRKIAAIGVRVERWVTSHGFALNVSTDLSYFEQIIPCGLVGGGVTSIAREAGRPVVPGEVLPALVEEFGLAFGRRMEHEPESL, from the coding sequence CTGAAGTCCGCCGGCGTTCCGGTTCCGATCGGCGACGATCGCCCCGCCTGCCGCTGGCGGGCGCTGGGGACGGTTCCCTACGGGGAAGCCCTCGCCCTCCAGAAGGATCTCGTCCGCCGACGCGTGGCCGGCGAAGTCCCCGATACGCTGCTTCTCCTCGAGCATCCGCACGTGGTTACTCTGGGAAAGACGGCCCGCCGGGAACACCTTCTCTCGATCCGGCCGGGCGTCGAGGTCGTCCAGACCGACCGGGGCGGGGACGTGACCTACCACGGGCCCGGCCAGATCGTGGGCTATCCGATCGTGGATCTGTCGCGATGGCGGAGGGACGTCAAAGAGTACCTGGAGCGGCTTGAAGAGGTCCTGATTCGCACGGTTGCGCGCTGGGGGATCGCGGCCGGCCGCCGGGAGGGGATGACCGGCGCGTGGGTGGGCGACCGCAAGATCGCCGCGATCGGAGTGCGGGTGGAGCGATGGGTGACCTCCCACGGCTTCGCGCTCAATGTGTCGACGGACCTTTCGTATTTCGAGCAGATCATTCCTTGCGGCCTGGTCGGCGGAGGGGTAACATCGATCGCCCGCGAGGCGGGCCGCCCCGTCGTCCCCGGCGAGGTCCTGCCCGCGCTCGTGGAGGAGTTCGGTCTCGCGTTCGGCCGCCGGATGGAGCATGAGCCCGAAAGCCTCTAA
- the lpdA gene encoding dihydrolipoyl dehydrogenase has protein sequence MPDFDVIILGAGPGGYVAAIRAAQLGLKTAVVEKGPKPEWGGTCLHWGCIPTKVLLHDAYLYERVKDAARNGIEVQGVRLNLEGVMKHKEEVVRRNYMGVEALLKKNKVTMLVGFGKVVRPGVVDVAGKSWTARAIVLATGSAPKAFPGMEPDGKGILTSNEALSLKQVPKSLVVIGAGAVGMEFASVYHRFGAQVAVVELMPQILPVEDEEVAAELRKILAKRGMKFFTGAKVEAIKPGYEVHVSSGGKTEKIACDTVLVAVGRKPCTEGIGLENTKVRVEKGYVQVDSFMRTAEPGIYAIGDIVALPGRPHPQLAHVASAEGILAVEHLAGKAVRPIDYDRIPGVTYCDPQVASVGLTEKRARELGHKVKVGKFPFMGIGRAAIEGEREGFVKIVGDARYDEILGVHILHAHAGELVSEGVAVLNGEMTVEDLAHSVHPHPTLSEGLLEAAHAYLGHAIHI, from the coding sequence ATGCCCGACTTCGACGTGATCATTCTCGGCGCCGGCCCGGGCGGCTACGTCGCCGCCATCCGCGCGGCGCAGCTCGGCCTCAAGACCGCGGTCGTGGAAAAAGGGCCCAAACCCGAATGGGGCGGGACCTGCCTTCATTGGGGCTGCATCCCCACCAAGGTCCTCCTCCACGACGCGTACCTCTACGAGCGCGTCAAGGACGCCGCCCGCAACGGCATCGAGGTCCAGGGCGTGCGCCTCAACCTCGAAGGCGTCATGAAACACAAGGAGGAGGTCGTCCGGCGCAATTACATGGGCGTGGAGGCGCTCCTCAAGAAGAACAAGGTCACGATGCTCGTGGGTTTCGGCAAGGTGGTCCGGCCGGGCGTCGTGGACGTGGCGGGGAAGAGCTGGACCGCTCGGGCGATCGTCCTGGCCACGGGCTCCGCCCCGAAGGCCTTCCCGGGCATGGAGCCCGACGGCAAGGGCATCCTCACGAGCAACGAGGCCCTTTCCCTCAAGCAGGTGCCCAAGTCCCTGGTCGTCATCGGCGCGGGCGCCGTGGGAATGGAATTCGCCTCCGTCTACCACCGCTTCGGCGCCCAGGTGGCCGTCGTCGAGCTCATGCCCCAGATCCTGCCCGTCGAGGACGAGGAAGTGGCCGCGGAACTTCGCAAGATCCTGGCCAAGCGCGGCATGAAGTTCTTCACGGGCGCCAAGGTGGAGGCGATCAAACCCGGCTACGAGGTTCACGTTTCCTCGGGAGGAAAGACGGAGAAGATCGCGTGCGACACGGTCCTCGTCGCCGTGGGCCGCAAGCCGTGCACGGAAGGCATCGGCCTCGAAAACACCAAGGTTCGCGTCGAGAAGGGATACGTGCAGGTCGATTCCTTCATGCGCACCGCCGAGCCCGGGATCTACGCCATCGGCGACATCGTGGCGCTTCCCGGCCGGCCGCACCCGCAGCTGGCGCATGTCGCCAGCGCGGAGGGAATCCTCGCGGTCGAGCACCTGGCGGGAAAAGCGGTGCGTCCGATCGACTACGACCGCATCCCGGGCGTCACCTACTGCGACCCGCAGGTGGCTTCGGTCGGGCTGACGGAGAAGCGCGCCCGGGAGCTCGGGCACAAGGTCAAGGTCGGAAAATTCCCCTTCATGGGCATCGGACGCGCCGCCATCGAAGGCGAACGCGAAGGATTCGTCAAGATCGTGGGCGACGCCCGCTACGATGAAATCCTGGGCGTTCACATCCTGCACGCCCACGCGGGCGAGCTGGTTTCCGAGGGGGTGGCGGTTCTGAACGGCGAGATGACGGTGGAAGACCTGGCGCACTCGGTGCATCCTCATCCGACCCTTTCGGAGGGCCTGCTCGAGGCGGCCCATGCCTACCTCGGGCACGCGATCCACATCTGA